The window TCGATATGACCATCCTTTAACAGCTTGGTACGAATACGTTCTTCTGCACCGCCACGGAACAACACACCGTGCGGTAGAATAATCGCCATAACCCCATCATCACTTAGGAAATGGAATCCGTGCAGTAAGAAGGCAAAATCAGCCGCTGATTTGGGAGCAAGACCGTAGTTCTTGAAGCGGAAATCCTCACCTAACGCCTCTGTTGGCGACCAGCGCAAACTGAAAGGCGGATTGGCGACGACGGCGTCGAACTGCATCTTTTTAGCAGGGTTCATCTCGTTGAGAATGTCCCAATCATTCTCTAAGGTATCACCGTGGTGAATTTCAAATTCAGTATCCTTTACCCCATGCAACAGCATGTTCATGCGGGCAAGGTTATAGGTGGTGATATTTTTTTCTTGCCCGTAGATCTTGCCAATTCCATGAGGGCCAAGCTGCTTGCGCACATTCAACAGCAATGAACCTGAGCCACAGGCAAAATCCAGTACCTGTTTGATCTTTTTCTTCTTACCCGTTGCAGGTTCCTGGCTATCGAGTGTGACAATCTCAGACAGAATCTGGGAGATCGGCTGAGGCGTGTAGAACTCTCCCGCCTTTTTGCCCGAGCCTGCGGCGAACTGGCCGATCAAGTATTCGTAAGCATCACCCAAAATGTCGGTGTCGGTGCTGAATTGAGAAATACCTTCTGCGATCTTTTGAATAATGGCGCAAAGCTTGGCATTGCGATCAGCAGGCTTTTTGCCGAGCTTTTCAGAGTGCAGATTAATTTCCGAGAACAAACCCTGAAACGTGCTGTTAAAGGACTTCTCTTCAATATACTTAAAGCCCTTCCATAAGGTGTCCAGCAGATCAGTATGTTGAGTACGTGCCATTTCGGCCACACTACTCCACAGAAACGCTGGCTCAATTAC of the Teredinibacter turnerae T7901 genome contains:
- a CDS encoding type I restriction-modification system subunit M, whose product is MTKEQLNQLGKTLWDIADQLRGAMNADDFRDYMLSFLFLRYLSDNYEQAAKKELGRDYPKPEKDDRRAPLAIWYQNNPADIADFEKQMRLKTHYVIEPAFLWSSVAEMARTQHTDLLDTLWKGFKYIEEKSFNSTFQGLFSEINLHSEKLGKKPADRNAKLCAIIQKIAEGISQFSTDTDILGDAYEYLIGQFAAGSGKKAGEFYTPQPISQILSEIVTLDSQEPATGKKKKIKQVLDFACGSGSLLLNVRKQLGPHGIGKIYGQEKNITTYNLARMNMLLHGVKDTEFEIHHGDTLENDWDILNEMNPAKKMQFDAVVANPPFSLRWSPTEALGEDFRFKNYGLAPKSAADFAFLLHGFHFLSDDGVMAIILPHGVLFRGGAEERIRTKLLKDGHIDTVIGLPANLFFSTGIPVCILVLKRCKKSDDVLFINAAEHFEKGKRQNYLEDEHIAKIIDCYQFRKEEERYARRVPMDEIKKNDYNLNISRYVSTAKPEEKIDLAKVHNSLVDLEGEIKLATKKHNKFLKELGLPVLP